Sequence from the Megalops cyprinoides isolate fMegCyp1 chromosome 9, fMegCyp1.pri, whole genome shotgun sequence genome:
CCCTAATGACCTGGTCTTTGGACAGTACAGAGAAGTTGGTGGGTACCCATGGAAATGTACATACATTCTACAGTTAACCAAAAAGTCCTCAAATATAGCATAAATGGAACAGCTTTTCCGAggtctatttaaaaaaaggatgttAACAATCCACCTGTAAAGTGTTCTATAACAATCTTAAAATGAACTGTGACTAAATTTGTAAGTTTGAAATCagttacatactgtacatgtccCCGCTCCCCAAGTATATAACACAAAAATTGTAATTTTCTGCAGCCAATATCAAACAATTAACCTGTCATGTAGTTAATGAAGTACCTGTCACTTCACGGTGGTAACCGTGCtgtacctgtctgtctgtggctcACTGCACTCTGTAAAcccctgtgctgcaggtgtgctgaTGTATCGGGGTTTCCCTCTGGAACTGTTCATGGCACAGTGTCATGCCAATGCAGATGACCTGGGCAAGGGTCGGCAGATGCCGGTCCACTATGGCAGCAAGGACCTCAACTTTGTCACCATCTCCTCCCCTCTTGCCACACAGATTCCACAGGGTGGGCCTCTGCTTGTCTTTTGTTCCATGTCCACCCATCACCCTCCCACCATTGCCCTATTACCCATTGCTTTGTATAACACCCTTAACTCAGGTGGTTCACAGCATGTGCTGTTATCTTGTGTGCATTTTAGCGGCTGGGGCTGCATATATGTTGAAGAGGGAGAACTCCAGCCGTGCAGTGATCTGCTACTTTGGTGATGGAGCAGCCAGTGAGGGTGATGCCCACGCTGGCTTCAACTTCTCTGCAACGCTGGAGTGTCCCATCATATTTTTCTGCCGCAACAACGGCTATGCCATCTCCACCCCCACAAGGGAGCAGTATCGCGGGGATGGCATAGGTGTGGCATCCTCACTCCTACTTCTCGTATTCTCCCCCTCTTCATCTTCAGTCCAGTGTAGATTAAGTCCTTGATTCAGTGAAAATTTGTTGTTTATCTCACAATGAACTGCAGTAGTCacttttttcattgtaaaaaaactctttatttcattcatttttggtgATCGCTGAACCTGATATACTGagtttttgaagaaaaaagtaacatttgcatttaattgtggCTCAAAGTTAAGGGAAAATTTTGATGGACTCCATGCTTAAGTCTCTCTTTACATTGTCATTCAGCGGCCCGGGGCCCCGGTTATGGCATCATGACTATCCGTGTTGATGGGAATGACGTGTTTGCTGTGTACAATGCCACCAAGGAGGCTCGCTACAGAGCTGTCACTGAGAACCAACCCTTCCTCATCGAGGCCATGACCTACAGGTGACCATTGGTGATGTGAATGTCAGCTGTGGTTTTGGCTGAGAGTTTCCAGGCTACAACATTTATATGAACGACATTGCAGTATCCTTTTAGAGTGCGCCATCTACAATGAGCTTGCCCTCACTATTTCCCTCTCAAAGCACAGCGTGAATCTTTGTGCCTTGTGACTGTCCAATCAAGAGCCCAGTACTGACCCCTACCTCTTCCTCCCTTCCGCAGAGTTGGGCACCACAGTACCAGCGACGACAGCTCAGTCTATCGCTCTGTGGACGAGGTGAATTACTGGGACAAGCAGGACCACCCCATCTTGCGGCTGCGCAACTACATGACAGGTCGTGGCTggtggggtgaggaggaggagcgggccTGGAGGAAGGAGTCACGCAAGCAGGTGATGCAGGCCTTGGAGAGTGCAGAGCGACAGCTGAAGCCACGGATAGACCTGCTCTTTACAGACGTTTACCAGGAGCTTCCTCCTCACCTGGAGAAGCAAAAACAGGCCATGTGGAGGCACCTGAAGCAGTACAAGGAGCACTACCCCCTCAGAATCTATGAGGAGTAGCTCTCCGCCACCTGGATGGAGCACAGGGGCACTGAGGAGGGGAGCAAGGGAAGGCTAAATAGAGAAAATGAGGATTtaccttcacctgtccccatATAGATTGCACTGAGCTAAAGaatgttttaacattaataatttaGAGCCCATTACTTGATGCATTTTAATCCCCAGttgcggggagggggggcattTCTGCACTTTTTAGCACATAAAAGAAAGAAGGGCTTAAAGGAAAGGAAGTGACACGAAAATGCttcctcattttcttttcagatataTTCCAAAACATagaaacacgcacatacacatatagaaacatgcacatacacacagggttttaaacacaaatgcacatttttgcaagcctgttttttttttaaacagaagtCATTGGAATAATGAATCTATCACTCTCCATTCCCATATTCCTTGTGGGGTTATGCACAGCAAGCACTTGTTTGATTGGGTAGGCAGACTGAAATTGAAATGCTGAAATCTGTGA
This genomic interval carries:
- the bckdha gene encoding 2-oxoisovalerate dehydrogenase subunit alpha, mitochondrial, which codes for MAAVRVLRKFCGIRHNVICQNKGLNDFSRHFQYREFRINGVLCQHHPDSSTERPQFPGASADFVDRLEFIQPNVISGIPVYRVMNTQGQIINPSEDPQLPKEMVVNFYQKMTLLNTMDRILYESQRQGRISFYATNFGEEGTHIGSAAALDPNDLVFGQYREVGVLMYRGFPLELFMAQCHANADDLGKGRQMPVHYGSKDLNFVTISSPLATQIPQAAGAAYMLKRENSSRAVICYFGDGAASEGDAHAGFNFSATLECPIIFFCRNNGYAISTPTREQYRGDGIAARGPGYGIMTIRVDGNDVFAVYNATKEARYRAVTENQPFLIEAMTYRVGHHSTSDDSSVYRSVDEVNYWDKQDHPILRLRNYMTGRGWWGEEEERAWRKESRKQVMQALESAERQLKPRIDLLFTDVYQELPPHLEKQKQAMWRHLKQYKEHYPLRIYEE